The Hymenobacter oligotrophus genome segment GTCAGGACTACAACAGCGTGCTTATCAAAACGCGCGAAGGTCGTCCGATCAAGGTTGAAGGCAACCCTGAGTCGCCGGTAACGCGTGGCGGTCTGTCCGCTCGTGGTCAGGCGTCGCTGCTGAACCTGTATGACCAGGCTCGTTTGCAGTCGTTTGCGATTAACGGTAAGCCTGCCGATAAAAACCAGGTTGACCAAGAAATTCGCACGAAACTGGCTGGTGTGAATGGTCGCATCGCAATCGTTTCGCCCACCATTATCAGCCCTACTACTAAGCGTGTAATTGCTGAGTTTGCAGGCCGTTATGCCAACACGGAGCACGTAATGTACGATGCTGTGTCGCACTCAGGTCTGCTTCGTGCGAACGGGGGCGTAGTTCCGGGTTATGATTTCAGCAAAGCAGCTGTAATTGTAAGCCTAGGTGCTGACTTCCTCGGTACTTGGGTTTCGCCCGTAGAGTACGCTTCTCAGTACATCGTTAACCGCAAGGTTTCTTCTTCGAAGCGGACGATGTCGCGGCACTTCCAATTCGAGTCGAACATGTCGCTCACAGGCGCAAATGCCGACGTGCGCGTAGCCGTTAAACCTTCGGAATTGGGGCAAGTTGCATTGGCTCTGTACAACGGTGTTGTGGGCGGCGGTGCTGGTTCTTCTTACAAGAACGCCCAACTCACCAAGGCCATCAACGAGCTGAAAGCTGCTGGCAGCCGTGCGCTCGTTGTGTCGGGTTCTAACGATGCAGCTGTTCAAACGCTCGTAACAGCTATCAATGCTGCCTTAGGTAACAACGGCACTACGATCAATCCCGCAACGCCTTCATTTGTGCGCCAGGGGGATGATGCTCGCATGGCCCGTTTGGTTGCAGATATGAAAGCTGGACAAGTAGGAGCAGTTATCTTCTACCATGCCAACCCTGCCTACGATCATCCGCTGGCTGCAGATGTAAAGCAAGCGCTGCAGAATAAAAACCTGCTTAGCATTTCGTTCAACGAAAAGATGGACGAAACCACCTTGCTTTGCCAGTACCAGTGCCCTGACCACAACTGGATGGAGTCGTGGAACGACTTCGAGCCCCGTCGTGGTGCGTTGAGCTTGTCGCAGCCGGTTATCACGCCGCTTTTCAAAACGCGCCAAGCACAAGAGAGCTTGCTCGTGTGGGCGGGTAATCCTAATACCTACTATAACTACCTGCGCAATAACTGGCGCGGTGTTCTAGGTGGCAACTTCCAGGCTGGCTGGGATAAAGCAGTACACGATGGTGTTGCTGCTGGTACCCTTACTGCAGCACCTACTGCACAAGTTGCGCCTGCTATTTCAGCTGACCAAGCTGCCAGTCAAGTGGCCGCCTCTAAGGCTGCTTCGGGACTTGAGTTAGCGCTTTACGAGAAAGTTGGTGTAGGCAATGGTTCGCTTGCCAACAACCCGTGGCTGCAAGAGCTCCCGGACCCAGTTTCCAAAGCTACGTGGGGTAACTACGTTACCGTTTCCCGAGCTATGGCAAAGGAGCAAGGTTGGGAGCAAGGCGATGTAATTCGCGTTACGGCCAATGGCAAGTCAGTTGAATTGCCAGTGCTGATTCAACCAGGCCAAGCGCAAGGTTCAGTAGGTATCGCAGTAGGTTACGGCCGCGAGAAGGCCGGCAAAGTGGGCGACAAAGTAGGCGCTAATGCCTTCCCGTTGGCTCAGCTCCGCAACGGCGCCATTGTTTACAATGTGCCCGTAACGCTGGAGAAAACTGACGCTTCGCAGCCCATTGCCCAGACGCAGACACACCACACCATAATGGACCGCAAGCCGGTGGTGCAGGAAGCAACGCTGGCTCAGTACATCAAGAATCCTAAGGCCGTAACTGAGTACGACAAAATCTCCACGCCGGAAGGTTTGGAGAAGCCGAACAAAGTTTCGCTGTGGCAGGACTACGAGTACAAGAACCACCACTGGGCTATGGCTATCGACCTCAACTCATGCATTGGCTGCGGCTCGTGCGTGTTGGGTTGCCAGGTTGAGAACAATATCCCAGTAGTTGGAAAGCAAGAAGTAATCAACCGTCGCGAAATGCACTGGTTGCGTATCGACCGCTACTACAGTTCGAATACGCACAAAGATTCATTTGAGACGGAGGGTAAACTGGCTACCTACGCACTGATGGAAGACCCTTCGGATAACCCGCAGGTTATTTTCCAACCAATGCTGTGCCAGCACTGCAATCACGCTCCTTGCGAAACGGTGTGCCCCGTACTGGCTACCACCCACAGCAGTGAAGGTCTGAACCAGATGACCTACAACCGTTGCGTAGGTACCCGCTACTGCGCCAACAACTGTCCTTACAAGGTTCGCCGCTTCAACTGGTTCTCGTACTACTCTAACGAAAAGTTTGAGACCGTGAACGGGCACATGTTCACCGACCTAGGTCGCATGGTGCTTAACCCGGACGTTACGGTTCGTGCGCGTGGTGTAATCGAGAAATGCTCGTTCTGCGTGCAGCGCATCCAGTTGGGCAAACTCGAAGCCAAAAAGGAAAAGCGTCGTCCTGTTGATGGCGAAGTTGTAACGGCCTGCGCTCAATCTTGCCCCACTCAAGCCATTGTATTTGGCGACCTGAAAGATCCGAACTCTCGTGTGGCGCAAATCTGGCGCCGCGAAGATGGTGAGCGTGGCTTTAAAGTGCTCGACGCTATCAATACGCAGCCGAACATTACTTATCTGACCAAGATTCGTAACACGGACGTATCGAATTTCTTCGCGCCCGAAGCTGAGCATGCAGCAAAGGCTGAGCCCCACAATGCGTAAGTCAACCCGAAACTATTAACTGATCAATATGCAGCACGTTTCGCCTGTACGCCTGCCGCTCGTTACGAGTGGTAAAACGTACCACGACGTCACCCAGGACGTGTGCCGCCAAGTGGAGGCCAAGCCGAACATCCGCTGGATGGCCGCGCTAGCCGTTGCTTTGTTCTTTCTGGGCATTTTCTTTTACTCGGTTTACCGCACCCTGTGGTATGGTATCGGTGAATGGGGCCTGAACAAGACCGTTGACTGGGCTTGGGACATTACCAACTTCGTTTGGTGGGTAGGTATCGGTCACGCTGGTACCCTGATTTCAGCAGTACTGCTGCTGTTCCGCCAGAAGTGGCGCACCTCGATCAACCGAGCTGCAGAGGCAATGACCATCTTTGCCGTTATCTGCGCTGCAATGTTCCCGGTCCTGCACATGGGCCGTCCTTGGTTGGCTTATTGGGTATTGCCGCTGCAGAACACTTGGGGTTCGCTGTGGGTAAACTTCAATTCGCCCTTGCTTTGGGACGTATTCGCTATTTCGACCTACTTCTCGGTTTCGCTGGTTTTCTGGTACACAGGTCTGATTCCCGACTTTGCTACCATCCGCGACCGTGC includes the following:
- a CDS encoding TAT-variant-translocated molybdopterin oxidoreductase, yielding MQESPKYWKGIEELENSPEFLHNALSEFGTLPVKESHPSTDDTVAPRRDFLKLMGFGLAAATLASCEAPVRKAIPYLNKPEEVDPGIANFYASTYFNGQDYNSVLIKTREGRPIKVEGNPESPVTRGGLSARGQASLLNLYDQARLQSFAINGKPADKNQVDQEIRTKLAGVNGRIAIVSPTIISPTTKRVIAEFAGRYANTEHVMYDAVSHSGLLRANGGVVPGYDFSKAAVIVSLGADFLGTWVSPVEYASQYIVNRKVSSSKRTMSRHFQFESNMSLTGANADVRVAVKPSELGQVALALYNGVVGGGAGSSYKNAQLTKAINELKAAGSRALVVSGSNDAAVQTLVTAINAALGNNGTTINPATPSFVRQGDDARMARLVADMKAGQVGAVIFYHANPAYDHPLAADVKQALQNKNLLSISFNEKMDETTLLCQYQCPDHNWMESWNDFEPRRGALSLSQPVITPLFKTRQAQESLLVWAGNPNTYYNYLRNNWRGVLGGNFQAGWDKAVHDGVAAGTLTAAPTAQVAPAISADQAASQVAASKAASGLELALYEKVGVGNGSLANNPWLQELPDPVSKATWGNYVTVSRAMAKEQGWEQGDVIRVTANGKSVELPVLIQPGQAQGSVGIAVGYGREKAGKVGDKVGANAFPLAQLRNGAIVYNVPVTLEKTDASQPIAQTQTHHTIMDRKPVVQEATLAQYIKNPKAVTEYDKISTPEGLEKPNKVSLWQDYEYKNHHWAMAIDLNSCIGCGSCVLGCQVENNIPVVGKQEVINRREMHWLRIDRYYSSNTHKDSFETEGKLATYALMEDPSDNPQVIFQPMLCQHCNHAPCETVCPVLATTHSSEGLNQMTYNRCVGTRYCANNCPYKVRRFNWFSYYSNEKFETVNGHMFTDLGRMVLNPDVTVRARGVIEKCSFCVQRIQLGKLEAKKEKRRPVDGEVVTACAQSCPTQAIVFGDLKDPNSRVAQIWRREDGERGFKVLDAINTQPNITYLTKIRNTDVSNFFAPEAEHAAKAEPHNA